From Fusobacterium sp. FSA-380-WT-3A, the proteins below share one genomic window:
- a CDS encoding folylpolyglutamate synthase/dihydrofolate synthase family protein — translation MEMQELLNELYSYSLHGIKLGLENIEKICEALGNPQNNYKIIHITGTNGKGSTSTIIETVLLKAGYSVGKYTSPHILKFNERIRVDGEDIPDKDIAEIYKIVREKIEELKITPTFFEVTTAMMFLYFARKKIEYAILEVGMGGRFDATNVVNSDIAIITNVSLDHIEYLGKTIYEISREKAGIIKDKSYVIVGDSQKEFLKAIKEKTEDFVNVIDKYKNIDYKLNFEKFNTDIFIGDKKYQLSLFGDYQVKNFLCAYEALCKLEVPESVIKEAIKEVVWQCRFEIYEKNPVTILEGAHNIDGIKNLKQIIEKGYLKEKVVMIVSILKDKKIEEMLKVCEEISENIILTSLSENPRGLSAKKLYEFTDKSQIFTAIEDIKEAYNFAKNLNKEIIIVCGSFYTCEKFKREVGLC, via the coding sequence TTGGAAATGCAAGAACTTTTAAATGAACTATATTCCTATTCATTACATGGAATAAAATTAGGCTTAGAAAATATAGAAAAAATTTGTGAAGCATTAGGAAATCCACAAAATAATTATAAAATTATCCATATTACAGGAACTAATGGTAAAGGTTCTACTTCTACAATAATAGAAACTGTCCTTTTAAAAGCAGGATATTCTGTTGGAAAATATACTTCTCCACATATTTTAAAATTTAATGAAAGAATAAGAGTAGATGGAGAAGATATACCAGATAAAGATATAGCTGAAATTTATAAAATTGTTAGAGAAAAAATAGAAGAATTAAAAATCACTCCAACATTTTTTGAAGTAACTACAGCTATGATGTTTTTATATTTTGCTAGAAAAAAAATAGAATATGCTATTTTGGAAGTTGGAATGGGTGGAAGATTTGATGCGACTAATGTTGTTAACTCAGATATAGCTATAATAACAAATGTTTCTTTAGACCATATTGAATACTTAGGAAAAACTATTTATGAAATTTCTAGAGAAAAAGCTGGAATTATAAAAGATAAAAGCTATGTTATAGTTGGGGATAGTCAAAAAGAATTTTTAAAAGCAATAAAAGAAAAAACAGAAGATTTTGTAAATGTTATTGATAAATATAAAAATATAGATTACAAATTAAATTTTGAGAAATTTAATACAGATATTTTTATAGGAGATAAAAAATATCAACTTTCTTTATTTGGAGATTATCAAGTAAAAAATTTCTTATGTGCTTATGAGGCTTTATGTAAACTAGAAGTGCCAGAGTCTGTAATAAAAGAAGCAATAAAGGAAGTTGTTTGGCAGTGTAGATTTGAAATTTATGAAAAAAATCCTGTTACTATTTTAGAGGGAGCTCATAATATAGATGGAATAAAAAATTTAAAACAAATAATAGAAAAAGGCTATCTAAAAGAGAAAGTTGTAATGATAGTTTCAATACTAAAAGACAAAAAAATAGAAGAGATGCTAAAAGTTTGTGAAGAAATAAGTGAAAATATAATTTTAACTTCTTTAAGTGAAAATCCTAGAGGATTATCAGCTAAAAAACTTTATGAATTTACAGATAAAAGTCAGATATTTACAGCAATAGAAGATATAAAAGAAGCTTATAATTTTGCAAAAAATTTAAATAAAGAAATTATAATTGTTTGTGGTTCATTCTATACATGTGAAAAATTTAAAAGGGAAGTGGGATTATGTTAA